GGTGACAATCGCTCACAGCCGACGACcgccttggtgtgtcagggccggTTTTTTTTACCCATTATCTTGCGCCTGATCAGAAGCCGCCCCTCCTTATTTCATTGTATATCCTTATATAGTTTTATATTCtaaataaagtgaaatgaagatcagagaagaagaacagatgATTCCTCTGCTGATGATCTACATTAGGATGATGTTTCATACTTTTCTTCGCCTGCACTTTATGTTGATCCAGATTAAAGTTCTTGCATATCTCAGCTTCCTCCACATTCAGTTCCATTCTGGTGAATCTTACCATGACTTTTCTGGCTCCCTGCAGGTTCTTCTGCCGGATCTCAAACTGAGCGTAGAGCAGCCAAATCTTAGCGAATGTGAACTAgaaccaaaacacaaaaacatccaatGGTCAAACTCAGGTTAGAACAGCACCAACAAGTTACTGTATCatcataaaagcaaaaaaacaaaacgcttATGAGTGGAGAATGACCTTTTTGTGAGGGATGAGGTCCAGACTGGCCTGGTACACCTGCCTCGTCCTCTCTGGATCCTGAATTAAAAAGAGAAGACGATTAGAAACTGTGAAGACAGAcagtttattgttgtttttctcccttATTGTGATGTTTTCTTATAACATGAGTAACGACTGACGGgtaaaaaggtttaaaagcCAGGCACCTTGACCTCCAGCTCTTCGTACAGGGCGTAGTTGATCCACAGGTAGATGTATCTCTTCCAGTGTCTCTTCTCCTGGATCGGGGGGATGTTGGCGATGGCTCGCTCATAAACCTCTCTCACTGTGTCGGGGTCGGCGTCATTTTCCACCAGGCGGAGGTAATCGAACCAGGCGTCGTAGTTGTGTGGGTTCGCCTGATTGAAAAGACTGTCAGCGACGGGGGCAAGAAAAGGATCCGGATACATAAATACACCAAGAGGATACAATACCTTGACTTCCTCCTCGTACTGGAACCTTCTTTTGCTGACGATGACGTCCTCGATTCCTCGGCGGTCTCCAAACTTCTTCTCGAACATGGTGTAGTACTTGAAGAGCTCCTGAGCTTGGTGTTTGGGGATTCTGTCCAGAGCGTACTTGTAGATCACCCGAACGCGCTCAAACTGTAAAGACAggcacatttcaaaaacaatcaGTCACTCCACCCGTCTGGTGAGAAGAAATCATCACATTCCTGgatggagacacacacacacacacacctctttctGTATCTCCTCAAACTTGGCAAAGGACACAAAGAGATTTTCCTCCAGATGATCCTCCCCGAAGAACTCCACCGCCCTCTCGTACACCTTCCTGCCGTGGGCGATGTAGCCGTGCTTCTCTTCAAAGCGGGCGTACTTGATCCAGTTCTTCACTTCAGGGTGAACCATGACGAGTTCAGAGGAGTTAAAGAACTTTTCTGTGACAAACAAATATCATCTGCACAGAAGTACAAAGAAtgacagaaatgttttcttactGATgcttctgagatttaaaaataaaaagtctaatATTACTTAAATGAAGTGTTAAATGAAGGGGATTATACTTCTATTTGAATGCGTATTAGATGCTGAAACAATGTGTCCCTGCTTCAAGTGAAGGGCCTCCCTGCAGTGGTTTAATACTCATCAAGAAAAGGATATATCGCTCATAAATACTGCGGGCTTTGTCCACTTCCTTGTAGCGCAGCTCAAAGTTGATGAACGAGTGCCAGGCCTGCTCATCGGGCTCCCACTCCATCCAGCGCTCGAACACCTGCCTGCAGCCCGGAGCGTTCCCCAGCATCTCCTCCATGTACGTGTACTTGTACCTTTGAAAGGACAAGAATGATCGATGAAGTCGGTGTACATGTTCTTATAGCCACATACAGAAGTttagaaacacagaacagagaTTCTCCAGAGAAACTTTAAAGCCTGGGGAACACTGTATGATTTAAGGCACACAACACTTTTTGAAGTCGGGCTGAATTTCAGCTTGACCGCCCGGTGTCAGTTGATCACTGTttgatcagctgctcctgatCAGACGGTCGTACAGTAAGACTTCACACAACTAATCTGGATTGACTCATTTTActctctccacttcctcttaAGCTTCTCTGTAaacttatttatttgtaaatttatttcatgaaaaacaaacaaagataaaatctcaaatgttgaatgaaaaggagcagaaagaagactaatccCTCTTTTACAAagcattcattaaaacaaaacacttcattcaaaaacaattaaatggTACGTATCATCACCCTTCCATTAAAACCACCGTCCTCCCAACAACATCGCTGGCTCCCGGTCAAATATCACCTTGACTTCAAGATTCTCCTTCTTACCTTCAAAGCTCTTCACCTGCGTACCTCCCTGATCGCCTTCACACCGACCCGTACTCTCTGATCTTCCTCCTCACTTTACCTTCTGCCCACTGAACCCCTACAGGCTCACAGGACTGTAGCCCGAGTGTCCTGAAAGGGCGCCCTTAAACAAAAGCAGCACTGAAGTGTTTAACCTGATGCGTACCAGAACTGGTTGACTCGTGGGAGGATGGTGATGGCTCTGTCCCAGATGTTGCGGGCGTGGTTCACCTGGCGGCTCTTCATCTCCATCTCGGCGTACTTCAGCCACAGAGTGATGTTCCTGTGATCCACGTCCAACGCTCGCTCGTAAATGGAACGAGCCCTGAAAtcaaaagaaatgcagaaataaaggAACCGCAGAGAGATGTGTGGGCCTGTGAACGATCATACAGCAGCCACTCTCTAAAGATTACAAGTTTACATGTAGTGTAAAAACCTTTAACATGCTCACGACTAATCAAGATTTACGGACAGATTCGGCAAGGAAAACGATTTGACACCATACCTCTGGACCTCTTTCAGGCTCTCCTCCCATTGTGCGTATTTTATCCAGTTACTGATGACGGTACGATTCTTTCGGATGTTGTCCTCAAACCCCTGAGAGAAGAAGGCAGAGCGGTTTataaagaagtgaaagaaaCCCTCCAAAGCTGTCTGATAGTTGATCTGTTTCCTCAAAGTCACAACATGTGCATTACACTGAAATGTTAGAGCAACATCTCAATACTCACCCTCCAATGCAAAACTTAGTAAAACAGTAGATGACAGGTGAGCACGTACCTTCCTCTTCCTGAGTTTGTAATCATTCAGCTCCTCCTCATCGGTGATCTTCTGTTTCGGTGGAGGTGGCAGAAGCTCGAGCTCCCTCTCTTTGGCTTCCCTCAGCAGCTGCTCGGCAGTGATCTGAACCTCGGCCGGAGCTTTATTcttcacctgaaacacaagaaggaATCCTTCAGCATGACGTTTCACCTGGGAGAACGTTATCTTCATGTTCCTCGCCGATTTTTAACCAGTTTTAATTTTGAGTTTAGATTTGTGATGAAGCAGTTTATGCAGAAAGATGAAAGCTGAATGTTCTTAAGGCTGTGTCAAACTGtctctcctgctgtgtgttcaAGTTTTCATGTATACAAAACTACACTGCCcgg
The Labrus bergylta chromosome 15, fLabBer1.1, whole genome shotgun sequence DNA segment above includes these coding regions:
- the crnkl1 gene encoding crooked neck-like protein 1, which produces MASTAAGKQRIPKVAKVKNKAPAEVQITAEQLLREAKERELELLPPPPKQKITDEEELNDYKLRKRKGFEDNIRKNRTVISNWIKYAQWEESLKEVQRARSIYERALDVDHRNITLWLKYAEMEMKSRQVNHARNIWDRAITILPRVNQFWYKYTYMEEMLGNAPGCRQVFERWMEWEPDEQAWHSFINFELRYKEVDKARSIYERFVMVHPEVKNWIKYARFEEKHGYIAHGRKVYERAVEFFGEDHLEENLFVSFAKFEEIQKEFERVRVIYKYALDRIPKHQAQELFKYYTMFEKKFGDRRGIEDVIVSKRRFQYEEEVKANPHNYDAWFDYLRLVENDADPDTVREVYERAIANIPPIQEKRHWKRYIYLWINYALYEELEVKDPERTRQVYQASLDLIPHKKFTFAKIWLLYAQFEIRQKNLQGARKVMGTAIGKCPKNKLLKGYIELELQLREFDRCRKLYEKYLEFSPENCTTWIKFAELETILGDMDRARGIFELAIGQPRLDMPEVLWKSYIDFEIEQEEFGNTRNLYKRLLQRTQHVKVWISCAKFELSIEGPDRLQKCRQIFEEANKSMRSCEEKEERLMLLESWSDFEKEFGSDSSMDRVRKLLPEKVKKRRKLTAEDGSDAGWEEYYDYIFPEDAANQPNLKLLAMAKMWKRQQIVEEVEEEEEDEEAAEKDPAAEESTSQSSDTPPDAPEQQPENDAERNTEATETEREKTYDDRDDDGSSSSSESDSDDGGGGEKEVKEPESKSGEEEKD